The Microbacterium sp. LWH7-1.2 genome window below encodes:
- a CDS encoding alpha-hydroxy acid oxidase, with amino-acid sequence MVTRQFPNPKELLELMQFKKPELDGKRRRLESALTIYDLRDIAKRRTPKAAFDYTDGAAEGELSLSRARQAFEDIEFHPDVLRPAENVDMSTEILGGPSAMPFGIAPTGFTRLMQTEGEVAGAGAAGAAGIPFTLSTLGTTSIEGVKAANPNGRNWFQLYIMRDREISYSLARRAAEAGFDTLQFTVDTPVAGARLRDKRNGFSIPPQLTLGTIVNAIPRPWWWYDFLTTPKLEFASLSTTGGTVGELLNSAMDPTISYDDLAIIREIWPGKIVIKGVQNVADSKRLIDAGVDGIILSNHGGRQLDRAPIPFRLLPEVVREVGKDATVMVDTGIMNGADIVASIALGARFTLIGRAYLYGLMAGGRQGVDRTIAILRSEIERTMKLLGVSSIAELEPRHVTQLQRLVPVAVSAPAAEAAASAPRPRAARATTASNAAKTDAAASRPAKAPASKSTGPRAKA; translated from the coding sequence ATGGTCACCCGCCAGTTCCCCAACCCCAAGGAGCTCCTCGAGCTCATGCAGTTCAAGAAGCCCGAGCTCGACGGCAAGCGGCGCCGCCTGGAGTCCGCGCTCACGATCTACGACCTGCGCGACATCGCGAAGCGCCGTACGCCGAAGGCCGCCTTCGACTACACCGACGGCGCGGCCGAGGGCGAGCTGTCGCTCTCGCGCGCGCGCCAGGCGTTCGAGGACATCGAGTTCCACCCCGACGTGCTGCGCCCCGCCGAGAACGTCGACATGTCGACGGAGATCCTCGGCGGCCCGTCCGCCATGCCGTTCGGCATCGCACCGACCGGCTTCACGCGGCTCATGCAGACCGAAGGCGAGGTCGCCGGCGCCGGAGCTGCCGGTGCCGCCGGCATCCCGTTCACGCTCTCGACGCTCGGCACGACGTCGATCGAGGGCGTGAAGGCGGCCAACCCGAACGGACGCAACTGGTTCCAGCTGTACATCATGCGGGACCGCGAGATCTCGTACAGCCTGGCCCGCCGCGCCGCCGAGGCCGGCTTCGACACGCTGCAGTTCACGGTCGACACGCCGGTCGCCGGCGCGCGCCTGCGCGACAAGCGCAACGGCTTCTCGATCCCGCCGCAGCTCACGCTCGGCACGATCGTCAACGCCATTCCGCGTCCGTGGTGGTGGTACGACTTCCTCACCACTCCGAAGCTCGAGTTCGCGTCGCTGTCGACGACCGGCGGCACCGTGGGGGAGTTGCTCAATTCGGCGATGGACCCGACCATCAGCTACGACGACCTCGCGATCATCCGTGAGATCTGGCCGGGCAAGATCGTGATCAAGGGGGTGCAGAACGTCGCCGACTCGAAGCGGCTCATCGATGCGGGCGTCGACGGCATCATCCTGTCGAACCACGGGGGCCGTCAGCTGGACCGCGCCCCCATCCCGTTCCGCCTCCTGCCTGAGGTCGTGCGCGAGGTCGGCAAGGACGCGACGGTCATGGTCGACACCGGCATCATGAACGGTGCGGACATCGTCGCCTCGATCGCCCTCGGTGCCAGGTTCACGCTCATCGGCCGCGCCTACCTCTACGGCCTAATGGCGGGCGGACGCCAGGGCGTCGACCGCACCATCGCCATCCTGCGCAGCGAGATCGAGCGCACGATGAAGCTCCTGGGCGTCTCCTCCATCGCCGAGCTCGAGCCGCGACATGTCACGCAGCTTCAGCGCCTGGTCCCCGTGGCGGTGTCGGCGCCCGCCGCCGAGGCGGCCGCGTCGGCCCCGCGCCCTCGCGCTGCCCGTGCCACGACGGCGTCGAACGCTGCGAAGACGGATGCTGCAGCATCCCGTCCTGCGAAGGCGCCGGCGTCGAAGAGCACCGGGCCGCGCGCCAAGGCCTGA
- a CDS encoding HAD-IIB family hydrolase: MVDRSTPPLLVAFDLDDTLAPSKSQIDPRIGELLIALAERVEVAIISGGQLQQFTTQVVDRLPDAPADALARLHLLPTCGTQYYRLTADDVVTVYKLSLTDDQKSRALAAVEGEARRLGLWESETWGDILEDRGSQITFSALGQQAPVAAKTAWDPTGEKKNRLRAAVAALLPDLEVRSGGSTSVDITERGIDKAYGMRQLAEQTGISLDDMLFVGDRLDPDGNDYPVLAMGVRCQAVDGWEDTVAYLEQLIPTLPVRV, from the coding sequence ATGGTCGACCGCAGCACCCCGCCCCTTCTCGTCGCCTTCGATCTCGACGACACGCTCGCCCCATCCAAGAGCCAGATCGACCCGCGCATCGGCGAACTGCTGATCGCCCTCGCGGAGCGTGTGGAAGTGGCGATCATCTCCGGCGGCCAGCTCCAGCAGTTCACGACGCAGGTCGTCGACCGCCTTCCCGACGCCCCCGCCGACGCCCTCGCGCGTCTGCACCTGCTTCCCACCTGCGGCACGCAGTACTACCGGCTCACCGCGGACGACGTCGTCACGGTGTACAAGCTCTCACTGACGGACGACCAGAAATCGCGCGCTCTCGCCGCCGTCGAGGGTGAAGCTCGCCGTCTCGGTCTCTGGGAGTCCGAGACATGGGGCGACATCCTCGAGGACCGCGGCTCGCAGATCACCTTCTCAGCGCTCGGCCAGCAGGCTCCCGTTGCGGCGAAGACCGCGTGGGACCCGACCGGCGAGAAGAAGAACCGCCTTCGCGCCGCCGTCGCAGCGCTGCTGCCCGATCTCGAGGTGCGCTCGGGCGGCTCGACCTCGGTCGACATCACCGAGCGGGGCATCGACAAGGCGTACGGCATGCGTCAGCTCGCGGAGCAGACCGGCATCTCCCTCGACGACATGCTGTTCGTCGGCGACCGTCTCGATCCCGACGGCAACGACTACCCCGTCCTGGCGATGGGCGTGCGCTGCCAGGCCGTCGACGGCTGGGAAGACACGGTCGCCTACCTCGAACAGCTCATCCCCACGCTTCCCGTCCGCGTCTGA